In Candidatus Zixiibacteriota bacterium, one genomic interval encodes:
- a CDS encoding ECF transporter S component, translating into MNPNGTRFIATTSLMLALAVLLPIGIHVINPLFARVLLPMHLPVLLAGMLVGPGSGVLVGLLAPGLSALITGMPPAYAIPLMTVELPVYGLVAGVLYQRFRWNIYAALLLAMVFGRVVFVFALLVLAGFMALPYTAAEYVTGGVLAASLPGVVLQLVVVPIIVTAVKRKSARSRW; encoded by the coding sequence ATGAATCCCAACGGCACACGCTTTATAGCCACTACGTCACTGATGCTCGCCCTTGCGGTGCTGCTCCCGATCGGCATCCATGTCATCAATCCGCTGTTCGCGCGGGTGCTTTTGCCGATGCATCTTCCGGTGCTGTTGGCAGGCATGTTGGTCGGTCCCGGTTCCGGCGTCCTGGTTGGGCTGCTTGCTCCCGGGCTTTCCGCGCTCATCACAGGCATGCCTCCGGCGTACGCCATCCCGCTGATGACCGTAGAGCTGCCGGTGTATGGTCTGGTGGCGGGGGTGCTGTATCAGCGCTTTCGCTGGAACATTTATGCGGCACTGCTTCTGGCGATGGTGTTCGGGCGTGTCGTTTTCGTTTTTGCGCTGCTCGTATTGGCGGGCTTCATGGCGCTTCCGTATACCGCGGCAGAGTATGTCACCGGAGGGGTGCTGGCAGCCAGCCTCCCCGGCGTAGTCCTGCAGTTGGTGGTGGTCCCGATCATCGTCACCGCGGTAAAACGCAAAAGCGCCCGCAGCCGCTGGTAG
- a CDS encoding CDGSH iron-sulfur domain-containing protein, with amino-acid sequence MQPGKVRITIIANGPAKVECDDAEIVLADGSIQTKTGRFSLCRCGESKSKPFCDGTHKTCGFEG; translated from the coding sequence ATGCAACCGGGCAAAGTGAGAATAACGATCATTGCCAACGGCCCCGCCAAGGTCGAGTGTGATGACGCGGAAATTGTCTTGGCTGACGGTTCCATCCAGACAAAGACCGGTCGGTTCTCTTTGTGTCGCTGTGGCGAATCGAAGTCCAAACCGTTCTGCGACGGCACTCACAAGACGTGCGGATTTGAAGGATAG